In the genome of Neovison vison isolate M4711 chromosome 3, ASM_NN_V1, whole genome shotgun sequence, one region contains:
- the MORN3 gene encoding MORN repeat-containing protein 3 has product MPISKCLKKSEPLWKGWDRKAQKNGLRHQVYAVNGDCYVGEWKDNMKHGKGTQIWKKKGAIYEGDWKFGKRDGYGTLSFPDQEMGKPRKVYSGWWKDDKKSGYGIQFFGPKDYYEGEWCGNQRSGWGRMYYSNGDIYEGQWLNDKPHGEGMLRQENGNRYEGYWERGMKNGPGRFFHLDHGQLFEGFWVDNVAKCGTMIDFGRDEAPEPTQFPIPKIKILDPDGVLEEAMATFRKTEED; this is encoded by the exons ATGCCTATCTCCAAGTGCTTGAAGAAGTCGGAGCCCCTGTGGAAGGGATGGGACCGGAAGGCCCAGAAGAACGGACTGAGACACCAGGTGTACGCGGTCAATGGTGACTGCTATGTGGGCGAGTGGAAGGACAACATGAAGCATG GAAAAGGAACACAgatctggaagaagaaaggagcCATCTATGAGGGAGACTGGAAGTTTGGGAAGCGAGATGGCTATGGCACCCTCAGCTTTCCTGACCAAGAGATGGGAAAGCCCAGGAAAGTATACTCTGGCTGGTGGAAGGATGATAAAAAATCG GGCTATGGGATTCAGTTTTTCGGACCCAAGGATTATTACGAGGGTGAGTGGTGTGGCAACCAGCGCAGCGGATGGGGCCGCATGTACTACAGCAACGGCGACATTTACGAGGGCCAGTGGTTGAACGACAAGCCGCATGGGGAGGGCATGCTGCGTCAGG AGAACGGGAACCGCTACGAGGGTTACTGGGAGAGAGGCATGAAGAATGGGCCAGGCCGTTTCTTCCACCTGGACCACGGTCAGCTGTTTGAAGGCTTCTGGGTGGACAACGTGGCCAAGTGTGGCACCATGATTGACTTTGGACGTGAtgaggcacctgagcccacccagtTCCCCATTCCTAAG ATCAAAATTCTGGACCCTGATGGCGTGCTGGAGGAAGCCATGGCCACATtcaggaagacagaagaagacTGA